A single genomic interval of Quadrisphaera sp. RL12-1S harbors:
- a CDS encoding vWA domain-containing protein: protein MSRAYRYGAWDGGADPLAPPYDVRAAVDAIGRDVMQGRSLQEALRDLLRNGLEDERGRREGLDALRERVRRRREQLRSSGDLAGSLQQAREKLEQALTTERAALDQKAAEAAERESAGEEGAGADASEAALAHAQLDALPRRTAAAVRELADYEWTSPAAQQTYEELLDDLRQQALRAQIPGLGQMGQQGEGGQGQSGQSMEGVKELLGDLNALLAAHERGEDTTEQFAEFMAKHGDAFPEDPKDVDELLDALAQRAAAMQRLMRSLSKEERSQLQQLMAQAMADAGLEAEVSALNQHLQDLRPGAFVRGRGRESFNGSQPLGMDDATGALAELADLDDLDDQLAMDGPGQGLDDVDVEAVERQLGTGAANQLRRLAELERELKKQGWLTGPASQLQLSPKALRRLGQTALRRVFADLESSRRGSHDERSAGAAGEATGTWREWQFGDEQPLDAVATVRRAVMRSAATRSPSSSAQQRGVRLLPEDFAVAETERRSSAAVALCVDLSWSMYAEDRWAPMKQTAMALAHLVATQHPNDAFEIIGFDRTARTMSTAELAAVEPAWIQGTNLQHALALARRHVSRHPDAQPIVLVVTDGEPTAHLDDDGEAWFDWPTSPETLRRTVGEVDAMTRSRVAINTFLLGEDPGLRRFADAMARRNGGRVFAPSLDRLGEYVVSDYLRARNGSSGSRRAS from the coding sequence CCCTCCGTACGACGTGCGCGCCGCCGTCGACGCGATCGGGCGGGACGTCATGCAGGGTCGGTCGCTGCAGGAGGCCCTGCGCGACCTGCTGCGCAACGGCCTCGAGGACGAGCGGGGGCGGCGGGAGGGGCTGGACGCCCTGCGCGAGCGGGTCCGGCGGCGGCGCGAGCAGCTGCGCTCCTCCGGCGACCTGGCCGGGTCGCTGCAGCAGGCGCGGGAGAAGCTCGAGCAGGCGCTGACCACGGAGCGCGCCGCGCTGGACCAGAAGGCCGCCGAGGCGGCCGAGCGCGAGTCAGCCGGCGAGGAGGGGGCCGGGGCCGACGCCAGCGAGGCGGCGCTCGCCCACGCCCAGCTCGACGCGCTCCCCCGCCGCACGGCCGCCGCGGTGCGGGAGCTCGCCGACTACGAGTGGACCTCCCCCGCCGCGCAGCAGACCTACGAGGAGCTCCTCGACGACCTGCGCCAGCAGGCGCTGAGGGCCCAGATCCCCGGGCTCGGCCAGATGGGGCAGCAGGGCGAGGGCGGCCAGGGCCAGTCCGGTCAGTCGATGGAGGGCGTCAAGGAGCTCCTCGGCGACCTCAACGCCCTGCTCGCCGCCCACGAGCGCGGTGAGGACACCACCGAGCAGTTCGCCGAGTTCATGGCCAAGCACGGCGACGCGTTCCCCGAGGACCCGAAGGACGTCGACGAGCTGCTCGACGCCCTCGCGCAGCGCGCTGCCGCCATGCAGCGGCTCATGCGGTCCCTGTCCAAGGAGGAGCGCAGCCAGCTGCAGCAGCTCATGGCGCAGGCCATGGCCGACGCCGGGCTGGAGGCCGAGGTCAGCGCGCTCAACCAGCACCTGCAGGACCTGCGCCCCGGCGCCTTCGTGCGCGGGCGGGGCCGGGAGAGCTTCAACGGCTCCCAGCCGCTGGGGATGGACGACGCCACCGGCGCGCTCGCCGAACTGGCGGACCTGGACGACCTCGACGACCAGCTCGCCATGGACGGTCCGGGGCAGGGTCTCGACGACGTCGACGTCGAGGCCGTCGAGCGCCAGCTCGGCACCGGTGCCGCCAACCAGCTGCGGCGCCTGGCCGAGCTGGAGCGCGAGCTCAAGAAGCAGGGCTGGCTGACCGGGCCGGCCAGCCAGCTGCAGCTGTCGCCCAAGGCGCTGCGCCGGCTCGGGCAGACCGCGCTGCGCCGGGTCTTCGCCGACCTCGAGTCGTCACGACGGGGCTCGCACGACGAGCGCTCCGCCGGTGCGGCCGGAGAGGCCACGGGCACCTGGCGCGAGTGGCAGTTCGGTGACGAGCAGCCCCTCGACGCCGTCGCCACGGTGCGCCGGGCCGTCATGCGCTCGGCGGCGACGCGCTCGCCGTCGTCGTCGGCTCAGCAGAGGGGGGTGCGGCTGCTCCCGGAGGACTTCGCGGTGGCCGAGACCGAGCGGCGCTCCAGCGCGGCCGTGGCGCTGTGCGTGGACCTGTCGTGGTCGATGTACGCCGAGGACCGCTGGGCGCCGATGAAGCAGACGGCGATGGCGCTGGCGCACCTCGTGGCCACGCAGCACCCGAACGACGCGTTCGAGATCATCGGGTTCGACAGGACCGCGCGGACGATGTCCACCGCCGAGCTGGCCGCCGTCGAGCCGGCCTGGATCCAGGGCACCAACCTCCAGCACGCCCTCGCGCTGGCGCGACGCCACGTCTCACGGCACCCGGACGCGCAGCCGATCGTCCTGGTGGTCACCGACGGGGAGCCGACCGCCCACCTCGACGACGACGGCGAGGCGTGGTTCGACTGGCCGACGTCCCCGGAGACGCTGCGCCGGACGGTCGGCGAGGTCGACGCCATGACCCGCTCGCGCGTGGCGATCAACACGTTCCTGCTGGGCGAGGACCCGGGCCTGCGGCGCTTCGCCGACGCGATGGCTCGGCGCAACGGGGGTCGGGTGTTCGCGCCCTCGCTGGACCGGCTCGGGGAGTACGTGGTCTCCGACTACCTGCGCGCCCGCAACGGCTCGTCCGGCAGCCGCCGCGCCTCCTAG